The genomic interval CATCGCCGGCATAAAGACAGTGACCGACACGCGCATCGGCGACACGATAACATTGGACCGCGACCCCGTAGCGCAGCCTCTGCCCGGATTCAAAGACGTAAAGCCGGTCGTCTTCTCATCAATCTACCCGATCGCCGCAGACGACTACCAGTCACTCGCCGAGGCGCTGGAAAAATACAAACTGAATGATGCGGCATTGGTCTACACCAAAGATTCTTCCGCAGCGTTAGGGCAGGGATTTCGATGCGGCTTTCTCGGCCTGCTCCATCTTGAGATCGTGCAGGAGCGCCTTGAACGGGAGTTCGATCAGTCGATCATCCTGACGGCTCCCAGCGTACAGTACCGCTTTACCCTCAGGGAGGGCGAAGTAGTGATGGTCGACAACCCGCAGTACTATCCTGACCCGATCGATATCCAGAAATCGGAGGAACCCTACATCCGCGCGTCTATTTTTATTCCCGAGCGTTACGTGGGGGCCGTCATGAAACTCTGCATGGACCGGCGCGGCGTCAATTCACGCATGAGCTACCCGGCGCCGGGGCGCGTCGAGATTAACTTTGATATGCCCCTCGCCGAGGTTGTCTTCGATTTTTACGATCGCCTCAAGAGCGTCACCCAGGGATATGGCTCCTTCGATTACGAGATCATAGATTACCGGGAGGCTGATCTGGTCAAGCTCGACATTCTGGTGAACGGCGAGCGCGTAGATGCGCTTTCGATCATGGTACACCGCGACCGCGCCAGAGAGCGCGCGGTGAGAGTGTGCGACCGTTTGGAGAACGAGATACCACGGCAGCAGTTCAAGATCGCCATCCAGGGCGCGATCGGGGGCAAGATCATTGCCCGATCTACCATTTCAGCTTACAGAAAAGATGTAACCGCCAAATGCTACGGCGGAGACATCACCCGCAAACGCAAACTGCTGGAGAAGCAGAAGAAAGGCAAGAAGCGCATGAGGCTTGTCGGCGCTGTAGAGATACCGCAAAGCGCCTTCATGGCCGCGCTGAAAGTAGATGACGAATGAAGCAAATTCTAATATCTAAATTCCAATATCTAAACAATATCAAATCACCAAATTTCCAAATTAGGAAGACTACGATCGCCGTGTCTCATTTTCCATATTCAATATTGGAATATTGTTTAGAATTTAGATATTAAGATTTGAGATTTTCCCGCGAGGATCAATGAATAATTCAACAGACCTCCCCGGGTTGTACATCCACGTTCCCTTTTGCCGGGCAAAGTGCCCTTACTGCGACTTTTACTCGACCCCTGCCCTCTCCCTCGTCGATTCCTGGCTCGGCAACTTGAAGAAGGAAGCCCTCCTATACCGGGAGCACTTTTCCGTATTCGATTCACTGTACTTCGGAGGGGGAACCCCTACACTTCTCCCTGATGGTACCTTCGGAGAACTCGGCTCATTTCTGCGCGATCATTTCACCTTCGCGAACGATATCGAGATCACGGTCGAAGCCAACCCTGAAGACTTGACCGCTGAGAAGCTCGCAGCGCTCCGGGCGTGCGGCGTGAACAGATTGAGCATCGGCGCCCAGTCATTCAACGATGCCGAACTCAGCACTTTGAAGAGGCGACACTCGGCGTACGATGCTGAAGCGGCCGTGGAGCTTGCGCGCTCCAAAGGCTTTGAGAACATCGGCATAGACCTCATCTGCCTCATCCCCGGCCAGACGGAAGAGAGCTGGATCGAAACGCTGCAGCGCGCGCTTAAGCTCGGTCCGGCTCACCTGTCGTGCTACCAGATGACATTCGAAGAAGGCACGCCTTTTGGCAGGCTGAAACAGAAAGGAAGCGTCATTCCTGCTGACGAAGAGACAGAGAGAAGATTCTTTCTGCTCACGTCCCGTTTGCTGGAAGAGCATGGTTTCATCCATT from Syntrophorhabdales bacterium carries:
- the lepA gene encoding translation elongation factor 4; amino-acid sequence: MKQIRNFSIIAHIDHGKSTLADRLIQYAHLVDDRQFRDQILDNMDIERERGITIKSQTVALPYTGKNGEEYELNLIDTPGHVDFSYEVSRALASCEGVLLLVDASQGVEAQTLANLYAAMEHDLVVIPVINKIDLPSADIEGVKNEIDRELGLDAELSILASAKEGVGIEEILQAIVERIPPPRGDSEKPLSALIFDAQYDQFRGTIVSCRIFDGSVRPGDVIKLMSTGGTYKVEEVGFFRLSREPREALTAGMVGYIIAGIKTVTDTRIGDTITLDRDPVAQPLPGFKDVKPVVFSSIYPIAADDYQSLAEALEKYKLNDAALVYTKDSSAALGQGFRCGFLGLLHLEIVQERLEREFDQSIILTAPSVQYRFTLREGEVVMVDNPQYYPDPIDIQKSEEPYIRASIFIPERYVGAVMKLCMDRRGVNSRMSYPAPGRVEINFDMPLAEVVFDFYDRLKSVTQGYGSFDYEIIDYREADLVKLDILVNGERVDALSIMVHRDRARERAVRVCDRLENEIPRQQFKIAIQGAIGGKIIARSTISAYRKDVTAKCYGGDITRKRKLLEKQKKGKKRMRLVGAVEIPQSAFMAALKVDDE
- the hemW gene encoding radical SAM family heme chaperone HemW — encoded protein: MNNSTDLPGLYIHVPFCRAKCPYCDFYSTPALSLVDSWLGNLKKEALLYREHFSVFDSLYFGGGTPTLLPDGTFGELGSFLRDHFTFANDIEITVEANPEDLTAEKLAALRACGVNRLSIGAQSFNDAELSTLKRRHSAYDAEAAVELARSKGFENIGIDLICLIPGQTEESWIETLQRALKLGPAHLSCYQMTFEEGTPFGRLKQKGSVIPADEETERRFFLLTSRLLEEHGFIHYEISNFAREKSRSRHNSKYWRHVPYLGLGPSAHSFDGRRRWWNTRSVKEYCRALEKSVKPVEGSEVLTEEQFHLERVYLGMRTRDGLLLAETCDASRPESALSPLLQSGLIRLENGRVMPTLDGFLVADRLPLLFPN